From one Cupriavidus sp. P-10 genomic stretch:
- the paaE gene encoding 1,2-phenylacetyl-CoA epoxidase subunit PaaE has translation MSKFHELTVASVTRETRDAVAVTFTVPDELSDTYRYVQGQHLTLRTGIDGEDVRRSYSICSAVQDEQLRVAIKRVDGGLFSNWANEQLQPGMKLEVMAPSGHFHVPLSATHAKHYVAFAAGSGITPMLSIIKTTLQAEPDSRFTLFYGNRASSSVLFKEELEDLKDTYLQRFNLVFVLSREQLDIDLFNGRIDGDKVNALLKHWVKPQDIDVAFICGPHSMMEEVSQALLDNGVDKTRIKRELFATSIPSARPAAHAHKQVGQQQCEVTVIQDGRTRSFTLEKNKETVLDAALAQGIELPYSCKGGVCSTCRCKRIEGEVDMDVNFALEDYEVARGFILSCQSYAVSDKLVIDFDQET, from the coding sequence ATGAGCAAATTCCATGAACTGACGGTGGCCTCGGTCACGCGCGAAACCCGCGACGCGGTGGCCGTGACCTTCACCGTCCCGGACGAACTGTCCGACACCTACCGCTACGTGCAGGGCCAGCACCTGACGCTGCGCACCGGCATCGATGGCGAGGACGTGCGCCGCTCGTATTCGATCTGCTCGGCAGTGCAGGACGAACAGCTGCGCGTGGCGATCAAGCGCGTCGACGGCGGGCTGTTCTCCAACTGGGCCAACGAGCAGCTGCAGCCCGGCATGAAACTGGAAGTGATGGCGCCGTCGGGCCATTTCCACGTGCCGCTGTCCGCCACGCATGCGAAGCACTACGTCGCGTTCGCCGCCGGCAGCGGCATCACGCCGATGCTGTCGATCATCAAGACCACGTTGCAGGCGGAGCCGGACAGCCGCTTCACGCTGTTCTACGGCAACCGCGCGTCGTCGTCGGTGCTGTTCAAGGAAGAGCTGGAAGACCTGAAGGACACCTACCTGCAGCGCTTCAACCTGGTGTTCGTGCTTAGCCGCGAGCAGCTCGACATCGACCTGTTCAACGGCCGCATCGACGGCGACAAGGTCAACGCGCTGCTCAAGCACTGGGTCAAGCCGCAGGATATCGACGTTGCCTTTATCTGCGGCCCGCACTCGATGATGGAAGAAGTCTCGCAGGCGCTGCTCGACAACGGCGTCGACAAGACCCGCATCAAGCGCGAGCTGTTTGCCACCAGCATCCCGTCGGCGCGGCCCGCCGCGCATGCGCACAAGCAGGTGGGCCAGCAGCAGTGCGAAGTGACCGTGATCCAGGACGGCCGCACCCGCTCCTTCACGCTGGAAAAGAACAAGGAAACCGTGCTCGACGCCGCGCTGGCGCAGGGCATCGAGCTGCCGTACTCGTGCAAGGGCGGGGTCTGCTCGACCTGCCGCTGCAAGCGAATCGAAGGCGAGGTCGACATGGACGTCAATTTCGCGCTGGAAGACTACGAAGTCGCGCGCGGCTTCATCCTCAGCTGCCAGAGCTACGCCGTCAGCGACAAGCTGGTGATCGACTTCGACCAGGAAACCTGA
- the paaX gene encoding phenylacetic acid degradation operon negative regulatory protein PaaX, which translates to MATSPDAEQPSPRIARLARGLKLGANSLLVTLYGDLVAPRPQAVWLGSLIRLAAPFGINDRLVRTATFRLTADDWLAATRIGRRSYYGLSEAGLQRVLHAGKRIYAGEAQEWDGRWTLVMVRGDVRATVRQKLKRELLWEGFGAIAPGVMAHPNADLGSLREIIQSARAQDYVAVMEASSLEAFSLRPLQALMHQTFKLGDVADAWQALLRRFSPLADEAAELAPVDAFFVRTLLVHEYRRVLLRDPNLPEALLPQDWPGRTARGMCSGMYGALLEGSEEYLHGVVEVADGGLADASNKLRRRFKHA; encoded by the coding sequence ATGGCGACCTCCCCTGACGCAGAACAGCCCTCCCCGCGCATCGCCCGGCTGGCGCGCGGCCTCAAGCTGGGCGCCAACTCCCTGCTGGTGACGCTGTACGGCGACCTGGTGGCGCCGCGGCCGCAGGCGGTGTGGCTGGGGAGCCTGATCCGCCTCGCGGCGCCATTCGGCATCAATGACCGGCTGGTGCGCACGGCCACTTTCCGCCTGACTGCAGACGACTGGCTGGCCGCCACCAGGATCGGGCGGCGCAGCTACTACGGACTGTCGGAAGCCGGCCTGCAACGCGTGTTGCACGCCGGCAAGCGCATCTATGCGGGCGAAGCGCAGGAGTGGGATGGCCGCTGGACGCTGGTGATGGTGCGCGGTGACGTTCGCGCCACTGTGCGGCAGAAGCTGAAGCGGGAATTGCTGTGGGAGGGCTTTGGCGCGATCGCGCCGGGGGTGATGGCGCATCCCAATGCGGACCTTGGGTCGCTGCGCGAGATCATCCAGTCAGCGCGTGCGCAGGACTATGTGGCGGTGATGGAGGCGAGCAGCCTGGAGGCGTTCTCGCTGCGGCCGCTGCAGGCGCTGATGCACCAGACGTTCAAGCTGGGCGACGTGGCCGACGCGTGGCAGGCCTTGTTGAGACGCTTTTCACCGCTGGCCGATGAAGCGGCGGAGTTGGCGCCAGTGGATGCCTTCTTCGTGCGGACGCTGCTGGTGCATGAATACCGGCGCGTGCTGCTGCGCGATCCCAACCTGCCGGAGGCGCTGCTGCCGCAGGATTGGCCGGGGCGGACGGCGCGGGGGATGTGCAGTGGGATGTATGGGGCGTTATTGGAGGGAAGCGAGGAATACCTGCACGGGGTGGTGGAGGTGGCGGATGGAGGGCTGGCCGATGCGTCGAATAAATTGCGCAGGCGGTTCAAGCACGCCTGA
- the boxC gene encoding 2,3-epoxybenzoyl-CoA dihydrolase, producing MTTAPRVEYQTTPAQYKHLKLKFEGPLATLAVDIDENAGLRPGYKLKLNSYDLGVDIELNDALNRIRFEHPEVRTVVVTSGKDKVFCSGANIFMLGVSSHAWKVNFCKFTNETRNGIEDSSQHSGLKFLAAVNGACAGGGYELALACDEILLVDDRSSAVSLPEVPLLGVLPGTGGLTRVTDKRHVRHDLADIFCTTTEGVRGQRAKDWRLVDDIAKPAVFAQKVQERALALAAQSDRPADAQGVALAPIERATEADALRYTHVTVEIDRAGRTATFTVKAPTGTQPRHIDDIVQAGANWYPLQLARELEDAILSMRTNELDIGTWLIKTAGDAAAVLATDATLLAHKGHWLVRETIGLLRRTLSRLDVSSRSLFALIEPDSCFAGTFLELALACDRSYHLALPDDEARAPKITVAEVNFGLYPMVTGQSRLGRRFYDEQPALDAVRARAGQPLDADAAWALGLVTANPDDIDWTDEVRIALEERVAMSPDALTGMEANLRFNGQENMFTRIFGRLTAWQNWIFQRPNAVGDKGALKVYGKGDKAAFDWNRV from the coding sequence GTGACCACCGCCCCCCGCGTCGAATACCAGACCACCCCCGCCCAGTACAAGCACCTGAAGCTGAAGTTCGAAGGCCCTCTCGCCACGCTGGCGGTGGATATCGATGAGAACGCGGGCCTGCGCCCGGGCTACAAGCTCAAGCTGAACAGCTACGACCTCGGCGTCGATATCGAGCTGAACGATGCGCTCAACCGCATCCGCTTCGAGCACCCGGAAGTGCGTACCGTGGTCGTCACCAGCGGCAAGGACAAGGTCTTCTGTTCGGGCGCCAACATCTTCATGCTTGGCGTCAGCAGCCACGCGTGGAAGGTCAACTTTTGCAAGTTCACCAACGAGACCCGCAACGGCATCGAGGACTCGTCGCAGCACAGCGGCCTGAAGTTCCTGGCCGCGGTCAACGGTGCCTGCGCCGGCGGCGGCTATGAACTGGCGCTGGCCTGCGACGAAATCCTGCTGGTGGATGACCGCTCGTCGGCCGTCAGCCTGCCCGAAGTGCCGCTGCTGGGCGTGCTGCCGGGCACCGGCGGCCTGACCCGCGTGACCGACAAGCGCCACGTGCGCCATGACCTGGCCGATATCTTCTGCACCACCACCGAGGGCGTGCGCGGCCAGCGCGCCAAGGACTGGCGCCTGGTCGACGATATCGCCAAGCCGGCGGTGTTCGCGCAGAAGGTGCAGGAGCGCGCGCTGGCGCTGGCCGCGCAGAGCGACCGTCCGGCCGATGCGCAGGGCGTGGCGCTCGCGCCGATCGAGCGCGCCACCGAAGCCGATGCGCTGCGCTATACGCATGTGACCGTGGAAATCGACCGCGCCGGCCGCACCGCAACCTTCACGGTGAAGGCGCCGACGGGCACGCAGCCGCGGCACATCGATGACATCGTGCAAGCCGGCGCCAACTGGTACCCGCTGCAACTGGCGCGCGAGCTGGAAGACGCAATCCTGTCGATGCGCACCAACGAGCTGGATATCGGCACCTGGCTGATCAAGACCGCCGGCGACGCCGCCGCGGTGCTGGCCACCGACGCCACGCTGCTGGCGCACAAGGGCCATTGGCTGGTGCGCGAGACCATCGGCCTGCTGCGCCGCACGCTGAGCCGCCTGGATGTGTCGTCGCGCAGCCTGTTCGCGCTGATCGAGCCGGATTCCTGCTTTGCCGGCACCTTCCTGGAACTGGCGCTGGCGTGCGACCGCAGCTACCACCTGGCGCTGCCGGACGACGAGGCGCGCGCGCCGAAGATCACTGTCGCGGAAGTCAACTTCGGCCTGTACCCGATGGTCACCGGCCAGAGCCGACTGGGACGGCGCTTCTACGACGAGCAGCCCGCACTGGATGCCGTGCGCGCCAGGGCCGGCCAGCCGCTCGATGCCGATGCCGCCTGGGCGCTGGGCCTGGTCACCGCCAACCCCGACGATATCGACTGGACCGACGAAGTGCGCATCGCGCTGGAAGAGCGCGTGGCGATGTCGCCCGACGCGCTCACCGGCATGGAAGCCAACCTGCGCTTCAACGGCCAGGAGAACATGTTCACCCGCATCTTCGGCCGCCTGACCGCGTGGCAGAACTGGATCTTCCAGCGCCCCAACGCCGTCGGGGACAAGGGTGCGCTCAAGGTCTATGGCAAGGGCGACAAGGCCGCCTTCGACTGGAACCGCGTCTGA
- the boxB gene encoding benzoyl-CoA 2,3-epoxidase subunit BoxB, with translation MSGINYSDKIPNNVNLSEDRTLQRALEQWQPNYLSWWNDMGPEGSHSHDIYLRTAISVDPQGWAHFGHVKMPDYRWGIFLNPAEANRKIHFGDHKGEDAWQDVPGEYRANLRRIIVTQGDTEPASVEQQRHLGLTAPSMYDLRNLFQVNVEEGRHLWAMVYLLHKYFGRDGREEGEALLERRSGQEDNPRILQAFNEQTPDWLSFFMFTYFTDRDGKFQLCALAESAFDPLARTTRFMLTEEAHHMFVGESGVSRVIQRTCQVMNELKTDDPARLRAAGVIDLPTLQRYLNFHYSVTIDLFGADESSNAATFYSTGLKGRYEEGKRMDDHVLKGQTYRILQAQNGQLTEKEVPMLNALNEVLRDDYIKDSMGGVERWNKVIEKAGIPFRLKVPHKAFHRNIGALAGVKVSPDGRVVSDAEWRDFRDQWLPTEGDRAFVASLMGRVVEPGKFANWIAPPVMGINRQPVDFEYVRFN, from the coding sequence ATGTCCGGCATCAACTACAGCGACAAGATCCCCAACAACGTCAACCTGAGCGAAGACCGCACCCTGCAGCGCGCGCTCGAGCAGTGGCAGCCCAACTACCTGAGCTGGTGGAACGACATGGGCCCGGAAGGTTCGCACAGCCATGACATCTACCTGCGCACCGCGATCAGCGTCGATCCGCAGGGCTGGGCCCACTTCGGCCACGTCAAGATGCCGGACTACCGCTGGGGCATTTTCCTGAACCCGGCCGAGGCCAACCGCAAGATCCATTTCGGCGACCACAAGGGCGAGGACGCGTGGCAGGACGTGCCGGGCGAATACCGCGCCAACCTGCGCCGCATCATCGTCACGCAGGGCGATACCGAGCCGGCATCGGTCGAGCAGCAGCGCCACCTGGGCCTGACCGCGCCCAGCATGTACGACCTGCGCAACCTGTTCCAGGTCAACGTGGAAGAGGGCCGCCACCTGTGGGCCATGGTCTACCTGCTGCACAAGTACTTCGGCCGCGACGGCCGTGAAGAGGGCGAAGCGCTGCTGGAGCGCCGCAGCGGCCAGGAGGACAACCCGCGCATCCTGCAGGCGTTCAACGAGCAGACGCCTGACTGGCTGTCGTTCTTCATGTTCACCTACTTCACCGACCGCGACGGCAAGTTCCAGCTGTGCGCGCTCGCGGAAAGCGCCTTCGACCCGCTGGCACGCACCACCCGGTTCATGCTGACCGAGGAGGCGCACCATATGTTCGTGGGCGAGTCCGGCGTGTCGCGCGTGATCCAGCGCACCTGCCAGGTGATGAACGAACTGAAGACCGACGATCCCGCCAGGCTGCGCGCGGCCGGCGTGATCGACCTGCCGACCCTGCAGCGCTACCTGAACTTCCACTACAGCGTCACCATCGACCTGTTCGGCGCCGATGAGTCGAGCAACGCCGCTACCTTCTACAGCACGGGCCTCAAGGGCCGCTACGAAGAAGGCAAGCGCATGGACGACCACGTGCTCAAGGGCCAGACCTACCGCATCCTGCAGGCGCAGAACGGCCAGCTGACGGAGAAGGAAGTGCCGATGCTCAACGCGCTCAACGAAGTGCTGCGCGACGACTACATCAAGGACAGCATGGGCGGCGTCGAGCGCTGGAACAAGGTCATCGAGAAGGCCGGCATCCCGTTCCGCCTGAAGGTGCCGCACAAGGCCTTCCACCGCAATATCGGCGCGCTCGCAGGCGTGAAAGTGTCGCCGGATGGCCGCGTGGTCTCCGACGCCGAATGGCGCGACTTCCGCGACCAGTGGCTGCCCACCGAAGGCGACCGCGCCTTTGTCGCCAGCCTGATGGGCCGCGTGGTCGAGCCGGGCAAGTTCGCCAACTGGATCGCGCCGCCGGTCATGGGCATCAACCGCCAGCCGGTGGATTTCGAGTACGTGCGCTTTAACTGA
- the paaB gene encoding 1,2-phenylacetyl-CoA epoxidase subunit PaaB produces the protein MKEWPLWEIFIRSQHGLAHKHVGSLHAPDGEMAINNARDVYTRRNEGVSVWVVKAGDVMASSPGDKGPLFEPANSKVYRHPTFFPMPEAVKHI, from the coding sequence ATGAAAGAGTGGCCGCTTTGGGAGATCTTTATCCGCAGCCAGCACGGCCTGGCCCACAAGCACGTGGGCAGCCTGCACGCGCCGGACGGCGAAATGGCGATCAACAACGCCCGCGACGTCTACACGCGCCGCAATGAAGGCGTCAGCGTCTGGGTGGTGAAGGCCGGCGACGTGATGGCCAGCAGCCCCGGCGACAAGGGCCCGCTGTTCGAACCCGCCAACAGCAAGGTCTACCGCCACCCGACGTTCTTCCCGATGCCGGAAGCGGTCAAGCACATCTGA
- the paaD gene encoding 1,2-phenylacetyl-CoA epoxidase subunit PaaD, whose translation MTAQALSRPALEQVWSWLDTVPDPEIPVISVVDLGIVRDVAWLDGTCVVTITPTYSGCPAMTMIRTGIENALAARGVNNVRVQTRLAPAWTTDWMTPRGKASLSGYGIAPPAQQVIDISGISRKASPALVVACPHCGSRHTRLVSQFGSTACKALYRCGDCKEPFDYFKAH comes from the coding sequence ATGACCGCGCAAGCGCTGTCACGCCCCGCACTCGAACAGGTCTGGTCGTGGCTCGATACCGTTCCCGATCCTGAAATTCCGGTGATTTCCGTGGTCGATCTCGGCATCGTGCGCGACGTGGCCTGGCTGGATGGCACCTGTGTCGTCACCATCACGCCGACCTATTCCGGCTGCCCGGCCATGACGATGATCCGTACCGGCATCGAAAATGCGCTGGCCGCACGCGGCGTGAACAACGTGCGCGTGCAGACCCGTCTGGCGCCAGCCTGGACGACCGACTGGATGACGCCGCGCGGCAAGGCCAGCCTGAGCGGCTACGGCATTGCGCCTCCGGCGCAGCAGGTGATCGACATCAGCGGCATCAGCCGGAAGGCATCGCCTGCTCTGGTGGTGGCCTGCCCGCACTGCGGCTCGCGCCATACGCGGCTGGTCAGCCAGTTCGGGTCGACCGCGTGCAAGGCACTGTACCGCTGCGGCGACTGCAAAGAGCCGTTCGACTACTTCAAGGCTCACTGA
- a CDS encoding DUF4863 family protein — protein MSPTQFREQIAQLTAQLAGRPLDAGLDAWLNAEHGAGSATYQQLKASCQAGVAEGWLCDREGGGIRYGRIFKPADDLNGFSVDVVDMQDIAGPHHAHPNGEIDLIMPLDGDAQFDGRPAGWLVCPPGSAHRPTVSNGRALVLYLLPEGRIDFTR, from the coding sequence CTGTCCCCAACGCAATTCCGCGAGCAGATTGCGCAACTTACCGCGCAACTTGCCGGCCGGCCGCTCGATGCCGGACTGGACGCCTGGCTCAATGCGGAGCATGGCGCCGGTAGCGCCACCTACCAACAGCTGAAGGCAAGCTGCCAGGCCGGCGTGGCCGAAGGCTGGCTGTGCGACCGCGAAGGCGGCGGCATCCGCTATGGCCGCATCTTCAAACCCGCCGACGACCTGAACGGCTTTTCGGTCGACGTGGTGGACATGCAGGACATTGCCGGTCCGCACCATGCGCATCCCAACGGCGAGATCGACCTGATCATGCCCCTCGACGGCGACGCGCAGTTTGATGGCCGGCCGGCTGGGTGGCTGGTGTGTCCGCCGGGCAGCGCGCACCGCCCCACTGTCAGCAACGGCCGCGCGCTGGTGCTCTACCTGCTGCCGGAAGGCCGCATCGACTTCACCCGCTGA
- a CDS encoding helix-turn-helix transcriptional regulator has protein sequence MSSTILHESGLTRDGCLQNDSGVAAASGAEKNPFLVALGERVRDLRARRGLTRKAAAQAAGVSERHLANLEYGSGNASILVLQHIADALQCSLAGLLGDVTTSSPEWILLRELLEHRDEATLRRVRIAVGEMLGTGGENAVQAARSPRVALIGLRGAGKTTLGGMLAEDLEFPFVELSREIEKFAGCSIAEIQGLYGMNAYRRYERRAVEEAIQIYPEAVIATPGGLVSDPATFNLLLAHCTTVWLQADAEDHMERVRAQGDFRPMAASKEAMEDLRHILAGRAAFYSKAEFSLDTSAQPLEPTFAALRDMVRKALEMPG, from the coding sequence ATGTCAAGCACTATATTGCATGAATCTGGGTTAACCCGGGATGGCTGCCTGCAAAATGATTCAGGCGTAGCCGCTGCCAGCGGCGCGGAAAAGAACCCCTTCCTGGTGGCGCTGGGCGAGCGCGTGCGCGACCTGCGCGCGCGCCGTGGCCTGACTCGCAAGGCCGCGGCGCAGGCCGCCGGGGTGTCGGAGCGGCACCTTGCCAATCTGGAATACGGCAGCGGCAACGCGTCGATCCTGGTGCTGCAGCACATTGCCGATGCGCTGCAGTGTTCGCTGGCCGGGCTGCTGGGCGACGTGACCACGTCCTCGCCAGAGTGGATCCTGCTGCGCGAATTGCTGGAGCACCGCGACGAGGCCACGCTGCGGCGCGTACGCATCGCCGTGGGCGAGATGCTCGGTACCGGCGGCGAGAATGCCGTGCAGGCGGCGCGCAGCCCGCGCGTGGCGCTGATCGGCCTGCGCGGCGCCGGCAAGACCACGCTGGGCGGCATGCTGGCCGAAGACTTGGAGTTCCCATTCGTGGAGCTGAGCCGCGAAATCGAGAAGTTCGCCGGCTGCAGCATCGCCGAGATCCAGGGGCTGTATGGCATGAACGCCTACCGCCGCTACGAGCGCCGGGCGGTGGAAGAGGCCATCCAGATCTATCCCGAAGCCGTCATCGCCACGCCTGGCGGCCTGGTGTCCGACCCGGCCACCTTCAACTTGCTGCTGGCCCATTGCACCACGGTCTGGCTGCAGGCCGACGCTGAAGACCATATGGAGCGGGTCCGCGCGCAGGGCGACTTCCGTCCGATGGCGGCCAGCAAGGAAGCGATGGAAGACCTGCGCCATATCCTGGCCGGCCGCGCGGCGTTCTATTCGAAGGCGGAGTTCTCGCTGGATACCAGCGCGCAACCGCTGGAGCCAACTTTCGCGGCGTTGCGCGACATGGTGCGCAAGGCGCTGGAAATGCCGGGCTGA
- the paaC gene encoding 1,2-phenylacetyl-CoA epoxidase subunit PaaC, producing MDNKLEFLLRLGDSTLVLGQRLSEWCGHGPALEEDIALTNVALDLVGQTRLWLGYAAEVEGAGRTADQLAYLRDAHQFRNLLLVEQPNGSYADTLARQFLFDTWHYFQLEALQRSTDARIAEIAAKSLKEVTYHVRRSADLVVRLGDGTEESHRRMQDAFDDLWMFTGELFEADAAEAALVREGVIPDPAKLAEPWQRHVGEVLEEARLRMPAGQWAQSGGRHGRHTEHLGYLLAEMQFLQRAYPGAQW from the coding sequence ATGGACAACAAGCTCGAATTTTTGCTGCGCCTTGGCGATTCCACGCTGGTGCTTGGCCAGCGCCTGTCGGAATGGTGCGGCCATGGCCCCGCGCTGGAAGAGGACATCGCGCTGACCAACGTCGCGCTCGACCTGGTCGGCCAGACCCGCCTGTGGCTGGGCTATGCCGCCGAAGTGGAGGGCGCCGGCCGCACCGCCGACCAGCTCGCCTACCTGCGCGACGCGCACCAGTTCCGCAACCTGCTGCTGGTGGAGCAGCCCAACGGCAGCTATGCCGATACGCTGGCGCGCCAGTTCCTGTTCGATACGTGGCACTACTTCCAGCTCGAAGCGCTGCAGCGTTCGACCGATGCGCGCATCGCAGAGATCGCCGCCAAGTCGCTCAAGGAAGTCACCTACCACGTGCGCCGCAGCGCCGACCTGGTGGTGCGCCTGGGCGATGGCACCGAGGAAAGCCATCGCCGCATGCAGGATGCCTTCGACGACCTGTGGATGTTCACCGGCGAATTGTTCGAGGCCGATGCGGCCGAGGCCGCACTGGTGCGCGAAGGCGTGATCCCCGATCCTGCGAAGCTGGCTGAGCCATGGCAGCGCCATGTCGGCGAGGTCCTGGAAGAAGCCAGGCTGCGTATGCCCGCCGGCCAGTGGGCGCAGAGCGGCGGCCGCCACGGCCGTCATACCGAACACCTCGGCTACCTTCTGGCCGAAATGCAGTTCCTGCAGCGCGCCTATCCCGGCGCGCAGTGGTGA
- the paaA gene encoding 1,2-phenylacetyl-CoA epoxidase subunit PaaA, giving the protein MYAQLVETGATRLRAMEEMDPQERAFQARVDEGIKIEAKDWMPEAYRKTLVRQISQHAHSEIVGQLPEGNWVTRAPTLERKAVLLAKIQDEAGHGLYLYSAAETLGVSRDQMLGDLHSGKAKYSSIFNYPTLSWADIGMIGWLVDGSAIINQVPLCRCSYGPYARAMVRVCKEESFHQRQGYDILLKLCNGTPEQKQMAQDALNRWWWPALMMFGPSDGDSPNSAQSMQWRIKLFSNDELRQKMVDQTVPQAEYLGLTIPDPELKWNAERGHHDFGEIDWSEFYNVIQGNGPCNRDRLRTRVKAWDDGAWFRDALVAHAQKQAPQAQQAAA; this is encoded by the coding sequence ATGTACGCACAGCTGGTGGAGACGGGAGCAACAAGGCTCCGCGCGATGGAAGAGATGGACCCGCAGGAACGCGCGTTCCAGGCACGTGTGGACGAAGGGATCAAGATCGAGGCCAAGGACTGGATGCCCGAGGCTTACCGCAAGACCCTGGTCCGCCAGATCTCGCAGCACGCGCATTCTGAAATCGTCGGCCAGCTGCCGGAAGGAAACTGGGTTACCCGTGCGCCCACGCTGGAGCGCAAGGCCGTGCTGCTGGCCAAGATCCAGGACGAAGCCGGCCACGGCCTCTATCTGTACAGCGCGGCGGAAACGCTGGGCGTGTCGCGCGACCAGATGCTGGGCGATCTGCATTCGGGCAAGGCCAAGTATTCCAGCATCTTCAATTACCCCACGCTGTCCTGGGCCGATATCGGCATGATCGGCTGGCTGGTCGATGGCTCGGCCATCATCAACCAGGTGCCGCTGTGTCGCTGCTCGTACGGCCCGTATGCGCGCGCCATGGTGCGCGTGTGCAAGGAAGAGTCGTTCCACCAGCGCCAGGGCTACGACATCCTGCTGAAGCTGTGCAACGGCACGCCCGAGCAGAAGCAGATGGCGCAGGACGCGCTCAATCGCTGGTGGTGGCCCGCGCTGATGATGTTCGGCCCGTCCGACGGCGATTCGCCCAACAGCGCGCAATCGATGCAATGGCGCATCAAGCTGTTCTCCAACGACGAGCTGCGCCAGAAGATGGTCGACCAGACCGTGCCGCAGGCCGAATACCTCGGCCTGACCATTCCCGATCCCGAATTGAAGTGGAACGCGGAACGCGGCCACCATGACTTCGGCGAGATCGACTGGTCCGAGTTCTACAACGTGATCCAGGGCAACGGCCCGTGCAACCGCGACCGCCTGCGCACCCGCGTCAAGGCCTGGGACGACGGCGCATGGTTCCGCGACGCGCTGGTGGCCCACGCCCAAAAGCAGGCCCCGCAGGCGCAGCAAGCCGCAGCCTGA
- the boxA gene encoding benzoyl-CoA 2,3-epoxidase subunit BoxA, with protein sequence MDMAEIQVIKQHLIDPEICIRCNTCEATCPVGAITHDSRNYVVDADKCNLCMACISPCPTGSIDNWRDMPKLRVYSIEEQLTWDTLPAELSPEQLADLAPGAGTQTAAPEIPATSPLAGTGEDAFNSARYGATVPPWSAAHAYTNVYGAKSANKTITATVTGNVRVTDVGREYDTHHIVLDFGATPFPVLEGQSIGIVPPGTDASGRPHHARQYSIASARNGERPGYNNLSLTIKRVLQDHHGNPVRGVGSNYMCDLKVGEKVEVIGPFGASFLMPNHPRSNIVMICTGTGSAPMRAMTEWRRRLRKAGRFDGGKLMLFFGARSKEELPYFGPLQNLPKDFIDINLAFSRTPGSPKRYVQDLMRERAADLAALLASPDTYFYVCGLKSMEEGVVLALRDVAQQAGLHWESLAEGLRRDGRLHLETY encoded by the coding sequence ATGGACATGGCAGAAATTCAAGTCATCAAGCAGCACCTGATCGATCCCGAGATCTGCATCCGCTGCAACACCTGCGAAGCCACCTGCCCGGTGGGCGCGATCACGCACGATTCGCGCAACTACGTGGTCGATGCCGACAAGTGCAACCTGTGCATGGCCTGCATTTCCCCGTGTCCGACCGGCTCGATCGACAACTGGCGCGACATGCCGAAGCTGCGCGTCTACAGCATCGAAGAGCAGCTGACCTGGGACACGCTGCCCGCAGAGCTCTCGCCCGAGCAGCTGGCCGACCTGGCACCCGGCGCCGGGACGCAGACCGCGGCGCCGGAGATTCCCGCCACGTCGCCGCTTGCCGGCACCGGCGAAGATGCCTTTAACAGCGCGCGCTACGGCGCCACCGTACCGCCGTGGTCCGCCGCCCATGCCTACACCAATGTCTATGGCGCCAAGTCCGCGAACAAGACCATTACCGCCACGGTGACCGGCAATGTGCGCGTGACCGATGTCGGCCGTGAATACGACACGCACCACATCGTGCTGGACTTCGGCGCGACGCCGTTCCCGGTGCTTGAGGGCCAGTCGATCGGCATCGTGCCGCCGGGCACCGACGCCAGCGGCCGGCCGCACCACGCGCGCCAGTACTCCATCGCCAGCGCGCGCAACGGCGAGCGGCCGGGCTACAACAACCTGTCGCTGACCATCAAGCGCGTGCTGCAGGACCACCACGGCAATCCCGTGCGCGGCGTCGGATCGAACTACATGTGCGACCTGAAGGTGGGCGAAAAGGTGGAAGTGATCGGACCGTTCGGCGCCAGCTTCCTGATGCCCAACCACCCGCGCTCGAATATCGTGATGATCTGCACGGGCACCGGCAGCGCGCCGATGCGGGCGATGACGGAATGGCGTCGCCGCTTGCGCAAGGCCGGCAGGTTCGATGGCGGCAAGCTGATGCTGTTCTTTGGCGCGCGCAGCAAGGAAGAGTTGCCGTACTTCGGGCCGCTGCAGAACTTGCCCAAGGATTTCATCGACATCAACCTGGCGTTCTCGCGCACGCCGGGGAGCCCCAAGCGCTATGTGCAGGACCTGATGCGCGAGCGCGCGGCGGATCTCGCGGCGCTGCTGGCTTCACCGGATACGTACTTCTATGTCTGCGGGCTGAAGAGCATGGAGGAGGGCGTGGTGCTGGCGCTGCGGGACGTGGCGCAGCAGGCGGGATTGCATTGGGAATCGCTCGCTGAAGGGCTGAGGCGGGACGGGCGGCTGCATCTGGAGACGTACTGA